A portion of the Cryptomeria japonica chromosome 5, Sugi_1.0, whole genome shotgun sequence genome contains these proteins:
- the LOC131063156 gene encoding alpha-L-fucosidase 1-like, which yields MLVESSRIFCTTEPEINLTALLNMARINKWVVLVSMFTCLFEVGLCSLNVPPPLPVLPVPSARQLKWQQREMVMFLHFGMNTFTNSEWGTGKESPQLFNPKGFNANQWATVAKEAGFSLVILVAKHHDGFCLWPSKYTNHSVKSSRWEDGKGDVVKDLSVAAQGQGLDFGVYLSPWDRHEPFYGKELQYNEFYLGQLQELLTKYGPISEVWLDGAKGDNITMTYLYPQWHGLVHELQISANILSDAGPDIRWVGDENGTAGSTFWSTINGSSLKVGDTSTFGYLNTGDPYGTDWIPGECDVSMRPGWFWHPEEKPRPLSELLDIYYTSVGRNCVLLLNVPPNTTGLISAEDVERLTEFSQAINTIFSTNLAASASSVKASSVRGEAVAPANVLATDLWTYWAPKDYKNRKTMNWISLNSNKAIEFNVVRIQEAIGLGQRVMKYEVYAFGVDEKQNILVSNGTTIGYKKLHRLEKPVKASNVKLVIWESRGGVPLISSFGLHFDPYYKGKQV from the exons ATGCTAGTTGAATCCAGCAGAATATTTTGTACAACAGAGCCTGAGATCAATCTTACTGCTCTGTTGAATATGGCGAGAATTAACAAATGGGTTGTACTGGTGAGCATGTTTACTTGTCTTTTTGAGGTGGGTTTGTGTAGTTTGAATGTTCCGCCGCCTCTGCCAGTTTTGCCGGTGCCGAGTGCCAGGCAGCTCAAATGGCAGCAGAGAGAAATGGTTATGTTTCTGCATTTCGGTATGAATACCTTCACCAATAGCGAATGGGGAACAGGGAAAGAGAGTCCTCAGTTGTTCAATCCCAAGGGATTTAATGCCAATCAATGGGCCACTGTGGCCAAAGAAGCCGGGTTTTCTCTGGTAATTCTGGTTGCAAAGCACCATGATGGGTTCTGTCTCTGGCCTTCTAAGTATACAAATCATTCGGTGAAAAGCAGCCGCTGGGAAGATGGAAAAGGAGATGTTGTTAAGGATTTATCAGTGGCAGCACAAGGCCAAGGCCTGGATTTTGGCGTGTATTTGTCTCCTTGGGATCGACATGAGCCTTTCTATGGCAAAGAGCTCCAGTACAATGAATTTTATCTGGGGCAGCTGCAGGAGCTCCTTACAAA ATATGGCCCCATATCCGAGGTTTGGTTAGATGGAGCTAAAGGAGATAACATTACAATGACATATTTGTATCCCCAGTGGCATGGACTGGTTCATGAGTTACAAATATCTGCAAACATATTATCAGATGCAGGACCAGACATCAGATGGGTGGGAGACGAAAATGGGACTGCTGGGTCAACCTTTTGGTCTACCATCAATGGATCTTCATTGAAAGTTGGAGATACTTCCACCTTCGG GTATTTGAATACTGGAGACCCATATGGAACAGATTGGATTCCTGGAGAATGTGATGTATCAATGAGGCCAGGGTGGTTTTGGCATCCAGAAGAGAAACCCAGACCGCTAAGCGAATTGCTGGACATCTACTACACTTCAGTGGGCAGGAACTGTGTGTTATTGCTCAACGTTCCACCAAATACAACAGGCCTTATCTCTGCAGAAGATGTGGAAAGACTAACGGAATTCAGCCAGGCCATAAACACCATTTTTTCTACTAATCTGGCTGCTTCTGCTAGTTCTGTCAAAGCAAGCAGTGTGCGAGGAGAAGCCGTCGCCCCTGCCAATGTATTGGCCACCGATCTCTGGACTTACTGGGCACCCAAGGATTAcaaaaacagaaaaacaatgaattgGATATCGTTGAACAGCAATAAAGCAATCGAATTCAATGTTGTGAGGATTCAGGAGGCCATTGGACTGGGGCAAAGGGTGATGAAATATGAGGTTTATGCATTTGGTGTCGATGAGAAGCAAAACATTCTTGTGAGTAATGGGACTACAATTGGTTACAAGAAGCTTCATAGACTCGAAAAGCCTGTGAAAGCTTCCAACGTTAAGCTTGTAATTTGGGAAAGTAGAGGGGGAGTGCCTCTCATTTCATCTTTCGGGTTACATTTTGATCCTTATTACAAGGGGAAACAAGTATAG